From the Ignavibacteriales bacterium genome, one window contains:
- the nuoL gene encoding NADH-quinone oxidoreductase subunit L, translating into MFSYAPLIIVFPFIGFLVLGIFGSRMKNEKLVGAIGCGTVGFSFLFALILFVQMLGVEPEQRKQSVELFTWLSTFTGSSSSLTVNVAYQIDQLSILMTLIVTGVGFLIHIYSIGYMHDDAGFWRFFAYLNLFIFAMLTLVLADNFLLMFLGWEGVGLCSYLLIGFWYEKKFTGDAAKKAFIVNRIGDFGFILGMLLIYSTFGSLNFNAVFNSASLLSVGNTTALWITLLLFVGAMGKSAQIPLYVWLPDAMAGPTPVSALIHAATMVTAGVYMVARCSILFALAPVTMEFIAIVGAVTAVFAATIGLVQNDIKKVLAYSTISQLGYMFLAMGVAAFSAGIFHLMTHAFFKALLFLGSGAVIHAMHDEQDIQKMGGLKKYLPVTYKTFLIGAIAIAGIPPFAGFFSKDEILWRAFSSEQGSWILWLLGVFGAAMTAFYMFRLVTLTFEGKERFSTKGGSASGGDHHHVHPHEAPKTMTVPLIILAVLSIIGGFVGIPHVSAIENWLEPVFSPAQYKLLAGEHAGGIMEYLLMFVSVAIAASCIYVARWIYLQREELAVSLAKRYPRIYRTLLNKYYVDEIYDAVIVDPTVKISNDILWKAMDVTMIDGSVNGSAKIINGVGQILRKIQTGVAQSYAVVFIGGILFVITWLLLR; encoded by the coding sequence ATGTTCTCATACGCGCCATTAATTATTGTCTTTCCTTTTATAGGATTCCTCGTTCTCGGAATTTTCGGTTCGCGGATGAAGAATGAAAAACTCGTTGGAGCGATCGGCTGTGGTACAGTAGGATTTTCCTTCTTATTTGCTTTAATACTTTTCGTACAGATGTTGGGCGTTGAACCGGAGCAGCGAAAGCAGTCGGTGGAATTATTCACGTGGCTCTCAACGTTCACTGGTTCATCAAGCTCGCTCACCGTCAACGTTGCCTATCAAATTGACCAGTTATCGATTTTAATGACGCTTATTGTAACCGGAGTTGGATTTTTAATTCATATTTATTCCATTGGTTATATGCATGACGACGCCGGATTTTGGCGCTTCTTTGCCTATCTGAACCTTTTTATCTTTGCAATGCTCACTCTTGTTCTTGCTGATAATTTCCTGCTCATGTTTCTCGGCTGGGAAGGCGTTGGGCTTTGTTCCTATTTGCTCATAGGATTTTGGTACGAAAAGAAATTCACAGGCGACGCTGCAAAAAAGGCCTTTATCGTCAATCGTATCGGCGACTTTGGATTTATTCTTGGCATGCTGTTGATATATTCCACGTTTGGCAGTCTGAACTTTAACGCTGTATTTAACTCGGCATCACTGTTGTCGGTGGGGAATACGACTGCTTTATGGATTACACTCTTGCTTTTCGTTGGTGCGATGGGCAAATCGGCGCAGATTCCATTATATGTTTGGCTGCCTGATGCAATGGCCGGTCCTACGCCGGTAAGTGCATTGATCCATGCCGCAACAATGGTAACGGCCGGTGTATATATGGTCGCACGCTGTTCAATTCTTTTTGCACTCGCTCCGGTGACCATGGAGTTTATAGCAATTGTTGGTGCAGTGACGGCTGTATTCGCAGCGACTATTGGATTGGTGCAGAATGATATCAAGAAGGTGCTTGCGTATTCCACAATCAGCCAGCTTGGGTACATGTTTCTTGCAATGGGTGTGGCGGCATTCAGCGCCGGCATCTTTCATCTGATGACGCACGCGTTTTTCAAAGCACTTCTCTTCCTTGGATCCGGCGCTGTCATACACGCGATGCACGATGAGCAGGATATTCAAAAGATGGGCGGATTGAAAAAATACTTACCTGTCACATATAAAACATTTCTTATTGGCGCGATTGCAATTGCGGGCATTCCGCCTTTCGCTGGATTTTTTAGTAAAGATGAAATTCTCTGGAGAGCGTTTAGCAGTGAACAAGGATCATGGATACTTTGGCTGCTTGGAGTTTTTGGAGCGGCAATGACGGCGTTCTATATGTTCCGACTGGTGACACTTACATTTGAAGGAAAAGAGCGATTCTCCACCAAAGGCGGATCCGCCTCTGGCGGAGATCATCATCATGTACATCCTCATGAAGCACCAAAAACAATGACCGTACCGCTCATTATTCTTGCTGTGCTGTCGATCATCGGAGGATTCGTCGGTATCCCGCACGTAAGCGCTATCGAGAACTGGCTTGAACCTGTCTTCTCTCCAGCGCAATATAAATTACTTGCTGGTGAACATGCCGGTGGAATCATGGAATACCTGCTGATGTTTGTTTCAGTTGCCATTGCCGCCTCCTGTATTTATGTTGCGCGTTGGATATATCTCCAGCGTGAAGAACTCGCTGTATCTCTTGCGAAACGGTATCCTCGAATCTATCGCACACTGCTCAACAAATATTACGTCGATGAAATATATGATGCAGTGATTGTTGATCCCACGGTGAAAATATCAAACGATATACTCTGGAAGGCGATGGACGTTACCATGATTGATGGATCGGTCAATGGTTCAGCGAAAATTATCAACGGTGTCGGTCAAATACTTCGGAAAATTCAAACAGGTGTGGCGCAGTCGTATGCAGTAGTGTTCATTGGCGGTATCCTTTTTGTGATCACGTGGCTGTTGTTGAGGTAA
- the nuoK gene encoding NADH-quinone oxidoreductase subunit NuoK, translated as MVPLNSYLILSAVMFIIGAMGVVTRRNAIIVFLSIELMLNSVNLTLVAFSAFFGDATGQVLVFFVMTVAAAEAAVGLAIVIALFRRKQTINLDEINIMKW; from the coding sequence ATGGTTCCATTAAATTCATACTTGATTCTCAGCGCAGTGATGTTCATTATTGGCGCAATGGGTGTGGTGACACGACGCAATGCAATTATTGTATTCCTGTCCATCGAGCTCATGTTGAATTCCGTCAATCTCACACTTGTTGCTTTTTCAGCGTTCTTCGGAGATGCGACCGGTCAAGTGCTCGTGTTCTTTGTGATGACGGTAGCGGCGGCGGAAGCGGCGGTTGGCCTTGCAATAGTTATTGCCCTCTTCCGACGCAAACAAACAATCAATTTAGATGAAATTAATATTATGAAGTGGTAA
- a CDS encoding NADH-quinone oxidoreductase subunit J: protein MTLEEILFYIFATGGIVSAMLVVTRRNPIISAIYLIVNFFCLAGIYLTLHAQFIAVIQILVYAGAIMVLFVFVIMLLNLGDERRLRDGFTWKKVAAGGFSFGVLMELIYIFMMQTGTPSIEMERATNIGTVEAVGRVLFTRFLFPFEVTSLLLTAAIVGAIVLAKKKLN, encoded by the coding sequence GTGACACTCGAAGAAATATTATTTTATATTTTTGCGACGGGCGGAATCGTCTCTGCAATGCTCGTTGTAACGCGCCGTAATCCAATCATCTCTGCAATATATCTCATAGTGAATTTCTTCTGCCTTGCCGGCATTTATCTGACACTGCATGCACAGTTCATTGCCGTCATTCAAATTCTTGTCTATGCAGGCGCTATTATGGTATTGTTTGTCTTCGTTATTATGCTGCTCAATCTTGGCGACGAACGCCGTTTACGCGACGGATTCACATGGAAGAAAGTCGCTGCTGGCGGCTTCAGCTTCGGTGTACTCATGGAGTTGATTTATATATTTATGATGCAAACCGGAACGCCATCCATCGAAATGGAGCGAGCGACAAATATCGGGACGGTGGAGGCAGTCGGACGTGTGCTGTTCACACGCTTCCTGTTTCCATTCGAAGTGACATCGCTTTTGCTTACAGCGGCGATTGTCGGTGCAATTGTTCTTGCAAAGAAGAAACTCAATTAG
- a CDS encoding ABC transporter permease encodes MKSKAFQVAVWEFSEKVKSKAFIISLVVMPVIMVLFGVLPGLLISRPDADATVVGIIDETDSIVGPLARRLDEKYKLPDGQPNYVIRNLSLPGATEKKKMTANSMVTTGDITGYFYFPPVIFDSGKVEYRSENVSNIKIQERFSRTIEEVIVESRILKQGLDPALIKKITADINVKSIKVSEKGDEKETGFLETFFSGYVVIMMLMFLVLTSGQLLIRSVVEEKTNRVIEVLLSSCSARDLMVGKILGLSGLGIVQMLIWGMIGFAVSLKTGANIFTTMNLMLSLVYFILGYIFYSAIFVAAGSPVTTEQEAQQITTYVSLLLVFPMVLAMPVMQNANSVWIKVLSFIPLLTPTLMVLRISVQMPATWEIIGTIALLIISSIVMMWAAGKIFRVAVLSYGKRPTLPELLRWVREK; translated from the coding sequence ATGAAATCTAAAGCGTTCCAAGTTGCAGTATGGGAATTTAGTGAAAAGGTTAAGTCGAAAGCGTTTATTATCTCGCTTGTTGTTATGCCGGTTATAATGGTTCTGTTTGGCGTTTTACCGGGGCTGCTTATATCGCGGCCTGATGCAGATGCAACTGTCGTTGGAATAATTGATGAAACCGATAGCATCGTTGGCCCGCTTGCTAGGAGACTTGACGAAAAATATAAATTACCGGATGGTCAACCTAACTATGTTATAAGGAATCTAAGTTTACCAGGAGCTACTGAAAAAAAGAAGATGACAGCGAACAGCATGGTGACGACAGGAGATATAACAGGTTATTTTTATTTTCCTCCGGTCATCTTCGATAGCGGCAAAGTTGAATATCGATCAGAAAATGTAAGTAATATTAAAATTCAAGAACGATTTTCTCGAACGATAGAAGAAGTCATCGTCGAAAGTCGGATTCTTAAACAAGGATTGGATCCGGCACTCATTAAAAAAATTACAGCGGATATCAATGTCAAATCCATTAAAGTTTCCGAAAAAGGCGATGAAAAGGAAACGGGGTTTCTCGAAACATTTTTCAGCGGTTACGTTGTTATTATGATGTTAATGTTTTTAGTGTTGACTTCGGGTCAGCTTCTTATACGGAGTGTTGTAGAAGAAAAAACGAACCGTGTTATTGAAGTGCTCCTTTCATCTTGCTCTGCTAGAGATTTGATGGTGGGAAAAATCCTTGGGCTGAGCGGGCTTGGAATTGTGCAAATGCTGATTTGGGGGATGATTGGCTTTGCTGTATCGTTAAAAACAGGGGCAAACATCTTCACAACTATGAATCTGATGCTTTCACTTGTTTATTTTATCTTGGGATATATTTTCTATTCTGCAATATTCGTTGCGGCAGGTTCTCCAGTGACGACCGAGCAGGAAGCGCAGCAAATTACAACGTATGTAAGTTTGTTGCTTGTGTTTCCAATGGTCCTTGCCATGCCTGTCATGCAAAATGCAAATTCGGTTTGGATAAAAGTGCTCTCTTTTATTCCATTACTGACACCAACATTGATGGTTTTGCGAATTTCCGTGCAGATGCCGGCGACATGGGAAATTATTGGCACTATTGCACTTCTTATTATTTCTTCCATTGTTATGATGTGGGCAGCGGGGAAAATATTCCGAGTAGCAGTATTGTCCTACGGGAAAAGGCCGACACTCCCTGAACTTCTTCGCTGGGTGCGTGAGAAATGA
- a CDS encoding ATP-binding cassette domain-containing protein, with translation MLKISNLRKEYDNVVAVDGVSLEVKRGELFGLLGPNGAGKTTTIRTVLNIIQPDSGEIRFDGKPFTQEMWNSIGYLPEERGLYRKSKIINTILYFASLKGLAAKQAKPLAFYWLERFGLKNEGHRKIEELSKGNQQKVQLILSILHRPELLILDEPFTGLDPVNQVLLKDVLLELRQQNTAIVFSTHQMEQVEKMCDNICLINKGKPVLSGELFEIKKQYGTNSIHLEYEGDGEFLKSFSFIRRADVYQNYAELELTDISKSSELLVSLNGKLSLRKFEIVEPSLNSIFINVVGGPEKIEQASEKPIPVSQIQQKSTDALVMKEGRVRKALFSLIGMAILTLAFTMFALSQIHPQLMTVGILSAVTILSAVRFFQTKKKVKQEFISKASPKERL, from the coding sequence ATGCTGAAAATTAGTAACTTGCGAAAAGAGTATGATAACGTTGTTGCAGTGGACGGCGTTTCGCTCGAAGTCAAGCGGGGTGAATTGTTTGGCTTGCTCGGTCCCAATGGAGCCGGCAAGACAACCACCATTCGCACGGTGCTGAACATCATTCAACCGGACAGCGGCGAGATTAGATTTGACGGCAAGCCGTTTACTCAAGAGATGTGGAATAGTATCGGTTACTTGCCGGAAGAACGAGGATTATATCGCAAAAGTAAAATCATAAACACAATTTTATATTTTGCATCTCTCAAGGGATTAGCTGCTAAGCAAGCCAAGCCGCTGGCGTTCTATTGGCTGGAGCGATTCGGATTGAAAAATGAAGGTCACCGGAAAATCGAGGAGCTTTCAAAAGGAAATCAACAGAAAGTTCAACTCATCCTTTCCATTCTCCACCGTCCGGAACTGCTGATTCTTGACGAGCCATTCACCGGCCTTGATCCCGTCAACCAGGTTCTTTTGAAAGATGTTTTGCTGGAACTTCGTCAGCAGAATACCGCCATCGTTTTCTCGACACATCAAATGGAACAAGTAGAAAAGATGTGCGACAATATTTGTTTGATTAATAAAGGGAAACCGGTGCTCAGCGGAGAACTCTTCGAGATTAAAAAACAGTACGGAACGAATTCCATCCATCTTGAATATGAAGGCGATGGTGAATTCCTGAAAAGCTTTAGTTTCATCCGTCGGGCGGACGTCTATCAGAATTATGCTGAACTTGAGCTTACCGATATTTCTAAGAGCAGCGAATTGCTTGTGAGTCTCAACGGAAAACTATCGTTGAGAAAATTTGAAATTGTCGAACCCTCACTGAATTCTATTTTTATCAATGTTGTTGGCGGTCCTGAAAAAATTGAACAAGCAAGCGAGAAACCAATTCCTGTTTCGCAAATACAGCAAAAATCGACCGATGCCCTTGTGATGAAAGAAGGACGAGTTCGGAAAGCATTGTTTTCATTGATTGGAATGGCTATTCTCACTCTTGCCTTTACAATGTTTGCTTTGAGTCAAATACATCCGCAGCTCATGACTGTTGGAATCTTATCTGCCGTGACAATCTTGAGTGCTGTTCGGTTTTTCCAAACGAAGAAAAAAGTGAAACAAGAATTCATATCAAAGGCATCTCCGAAGGAACGGTTATGA
- the asnS gene encoding asparagine--tRNA ligase — MARIYINELAQHVGEEVQLHGWVYNKRSSGKVKFLLLRDGTGIVQAVIVKGQVSDEVINLFESLTQESSLSIRGKVRKEDRAPGGYELDLTDIPKIYQIAHEYPITPKEHGIEFLADRRHLWLRSARQHAIMRVRHRIIKAIRDFFDGRGFTLVDSPILTPAACEGTSTLFDTDYFDLGKAYLTQSGQLYAEASAMAMGKVYCFGPTFRAEKSKTRRHLTEFWMVEPEVAFNDLNDDMDLAEDFLEYIVQSVLKDCLPELKALERDITKLQNVKKPLPRITYDEAVKILLDKGLPFEWGNDLGGTDETVVSEQFDRPVMVHRYPSEVKAFYMKRDPDNLKVALAVDVLAPEGYGEIIGGSQREDDLDVLLARIKEHKLPQEAFEWYVDLRRFGSVPHSGFGLGVERTVGWICGLEHVRETIPFPRMIYRNTP, encoded by the coding sequence ATGGCCCGAATCTATATTAACGAATTAGCCCAGCATGTGGGTGAAGAAGTTCAGCTGCATGGATGGGTCTATAATAAACGTTCCAGTGGAAAAGTAAAATTTCTCCTTTTACGGGATGGGACAGGTATTGTTCAAGCTGTCATTGTGAAAGGGCAGGTATCGGATGAAGTGATCAACCTCTTTGAGTCGTTGACACAAGAGTCTTCTTTATCAATTCGAGGTAAGGTAAGAAAAGAAGACCGCGCTCCCGGAGGATATGAATTGGATTTGACTGATATTCCAAAGATCTATCAAATTGCTCATGAATATCCCATCACTCCTAAGGAGCATGGGATCGAGTTTCTGGCAGATCGGCGCCATCTCTGGTTGCGTTCGGCACGCCAGCATGCAATTATGCGTGTGCGGCACCGTATCATCAAAGCGATTCGCGATTTCTTTGATGGACGCGGATTCACGCTTGTCGATTCACCGATCCTTACTCCTGCCGCCTGCGAGGGAACTTCGACTCTTTTTGATACCGACTATTTCGATCTTGGAAAAGCATACCTCACGCAGTCAGGGCAATTGTATGCGGAAGCAAGCGCGATGGCGATGGGGAAAGTGTACTGCTTCGGTCCAACATTCCGTGCAGAAAAATCAAAAACGCGCCGCCACCTAACAGAATTTTGGATGGTGGAGCCGGAAGTTGCTTTTAACGACTTGAATGATGATATGGATCTGGCGGAAGATTTTTTAGAATACATTGTTCAAAGCGTTTTGAAAGATTGTTTGCCGGAATTGAAAGCACTGGAGCGTGATATTACGAAACTCCAGAATGTGAAAAAACCGCTGCCGCGTATTACGTATGATGAAGCAGTGAAAATTCTTCTTGATAAAGGATTGCCGTTTGAGTGGGGAAATGATCTTGGCGGCACTGATGAAACCGTTGTTTCCGAACAATTTGATCGTCCGGTGATGGTGCATCGCTACCCGTCTGAAGTGAAAGCATTTTATATGAAGCGCGATCCGGATAATCTGAAAGTCGCTCTTGCCGTTGATGTACTTGCGCCGGAAGGATACGGTGAAATTATCGGCGGCAGTCAACGCGAAGACGATTTAGATGTTCTGCTTGCGCGAATCAAGGAACATAAACTTCCACAGGAAGCGTTCGAGTGGTATGTCGATTTGCGTCGGTTCGGCAGTGTTCCACATTCTGGGTTTGGACTTGGTGTAGAACGTACCGTTGGCTGGATTTGTGGATTAGAGCATGTACGCGAAACAATTCCATTCCCGCGCATGATTTATCGTAATACGCCTTAA
- a CDS encoding deoxynucleoside kinase — translation MFEHQRRAQNESTNIFAGKSMTAELPSEIHYIAIEGVIGVGKTTLARMLSDQLGARLVLEKFEENPFLPNFYKDPEHYAFQTQIFFLLSRYRQQQELFQADLFHAHIVSDYIFEKDKIFAYLTLRDDELKLYENLLVAIEKTIPPPDLVIYLQSSNDRLLANIKKRGREMEKNMSDEYIKELNEAYNYFFFRYKSTPLLIVKATDIDFVNNPEHFEDLLTQILRPNKAPVEYYNPLVKK, via the coding sequence TTGTTCGAACACCAGCGCCGTGCGCAAAACGAATCAACAAATATCTTTGCAGGTAAAAGTATGACGGCAGAGCTTCCCTCCGAAATTCATTACATTGCAATTGAAGGAGTTATTGGCGTTGGGAAAACAACATTAGCTCGGATGTTGTCTGACCAGTTGGGTGCACGTTTGGTGCTGGAAAAATTTGAAGAAAACCCTTTCCTCCCAAACTTTTACAAGGACCCGGAACATTACGCTTTTCAGACGCAAATATTTTTCCTGCTCAGCCGGTACCGGCAGCAGCAGGAATTATTCCAAGCCGATCTCTTCCATGCACATATCGTATCCGACTACATTTTTGAGAAGGATAAAATATTTGCGTACCTGACATTGCGTGATGATGAATTGAAACTATACGAGAATCTACTCGTCGCCATTGAGAAAACGATTCCGCCGCCCGACCTTGTTATTTATCTCCAATCGAGCAACGACCGCCTTTTGGCAAACATTAAGAAACGCGGGCGAGAGATGGAGAAAAACATGTCGGATGAATATATTAAAGAACTGAATGAAGCGTATAACTATTTCTTTTTCCGCTACAAATCTACACCGCTGCTTATCGTCAAAGCGACGGATATCGACTTCGTGAATAACCCGGAACATTTCGAAGATCTGCTGACGCAAATACTCCGTCCGAATAAAGCGCCGGTGGAATATTATAATCCGCTTGTGAAGAAGTAG
- the folK gene encoding 2-amino-4-hydroxy-6-hydroxymethyldihydropteridine diphosphokinase yields the protein MSRIFIGLGSNLGDRVKYLHRALSELENLHQTTVKKYSSIYETEPVGVIEQPKFLNMVAELDSTLRPDDLVRQLKEIELRVGRTFREHWGPREIDLDLLYYGGEMLNETALQVPHPEISNRRFVLVPLKEIAAEFQDPLRHLSVEELLQRCSNTSAVRKTNQQISLQVKV from the coding sequence ATGAGTCGGATTTTTATAGGATTAGGATCGAATCTTGGAGATCGGGTAAAATATTTGCATCGAGCGCTATCTGAGTTGGAAAATTTGCATCAAACGACCGTGAAGAAATATTCGTCGATTTATGAAACGGAACCGGTCGGAGTAATAGAACAGCCGAAGTTTTTGAATATGGTGGCTGAGTTGGATTCCACACTGCGTCCAGATGATCTTGTTCGTCAACTGAAAGAAATCGAACTTCGCGTTGGCAGAACATTTCGTGAACATTGGGGACCGCGCGAAATTGACCTTGACCTGCTGTATTATGGCGGTGAAATGCTGAATGAGACAGCATTGCAGGTGCCGCATCCGGAAATTTCCAACCGGCGGTTCGTTCTTGTGCCTCTTAAAGAAATTGCCGCAGAATTCCAAGATCCTTTGCGGCACCTCAGCGTTGAGGAACTACTCCAACGTTGTTCGAACACCAGCGCCGTGCGCAAAACGAATCAACAAATATCTTTGCAGGTAAAAGTATGA
- the folB gene encoding dihydroneopterin aldolase produces MPKQRKKILGIIRLHNAVFYAYHGVLLDEQNLGGKFEVDVDLHCDLSRGAKSDHLDDTVNYERVYDCIRTLVLEKKHLLLESLASAVGRGILKNFSRVHSVTVKVRKPSAPVKGIIDYVEVELTETRR; encoded by the coding sequence ATGCCAAAACAACGAAAAAAAATTTTAGGTATTATTCGTTTGCACAATGCGGTGTTTTATGCGTACCATGGCGTGCTTTTAGACGAGCAAAACCTTGGCGGTAAGTTTGAGGTGGATGTCGATTTGCATTGCGATCTTTCCCGGGGAGCAAAGAGCGATCACCTTGATGATACCGTCAATTATGAGCGTGTCTACGATTGTATTCGCACGCTGGTGCTGGAGAAAAAACATTTACTGCTTGAGTCGCTTGCAAGCGCAGTCGGCAGAGGTATTCTAAAAAATTTTTCCAGAGTGCATTCTGTAACAGTAAAAGTCCGCAAACCAAGCGCACCCGTTAAAGGTATTATTGATTACGTGGAAGTAGAACTCACTGAAACGCGGAGGTAA
- the gltX gene encoding glutamate--tRNA ligase has protein sequence MENQIRVRFAPSPTGYLHVGGLRTALYNYLLAKHFGGKFILRIEDTDQSRKAEGAVENLIETLKWSGVEYDEGPDRDGGYGPYVQSQRLELYRTYAQELISKDKAYHCFCTSERLQEVRQKQLAAKLSTSYDRHCRNVSREEAERRIAAGEHYVIRMKIPLEGELSFDDVIRGKVTISYNMIDDQVLIKSDGFPTYHLAVVVDDHLMGITHVIRGEEWLSSVPKHILLYQYFGWEIPVLAHLPLLLNPDKSKLSKRQGDVAVEDYRAKGYLKEALVNFIAFLGWNPGDEREIFFMEQLIQEFTLERVGKSGAVFNIEKLNWLNQQHIKLKSNEELAQLIKPQMQSVQLADVDNSYFLNIIGLLKERLSFPKDFIEMSTYFFRDPELFDEAGLKKYWEPETDGQLKLLADRLESLLEFSHTSVETALRQLAEELQIKPTKLIHPTRLALSGRTIGPGLFEMIELLGKETVVRRLRRAIEKFKVV, from the coding sequence AGCACTCTATAATTATCTCTTAGCAAAACATTTTGGCGGTAAATTCATTCTTCGCATTGAAGATACCGATCAATCGCGCAAAGCAGAAGGTGCAGTTGAAAATCTCATTGAAACATTGAAATGGTCTGGAGTTGAATATGACGAAGGACCAGATCGCGATGGCGGCTACGGTCCGTATGTACAATCTCAACGGTTAGAATTGTACCGCACGTATGCGCAAGAACTTATCAGCAAGGATAAGGCGTACCATTGCTTCTGCACATCCGAACGGCTACAGGAAGTTCGTCAGAAACAATTGGCTGCAAAACTCTCTACTTCGTACGACCGACATTGCCGTAATGTGTCTCGTGAAGAAGCGGAACGCCGAATTGCTGCTGGCGAGCACTATGTTATCCGCATGAAAATACCGCTCGAAGGTGAATTATCATTTGATGATGTTATTCGCGGCAAGGTGACCATTTCTTATAACATGATAGATGATCAAGTACTCATCAAGTCGGATGGATTTCCAACATATCATCTTGCGGTTGTTGTCGATGATCATCTCATGGGAATTACACACGTCATTCGCGGTGAAGAGTGGCTGTCGAGTGTACCGAAACATATTCTGCTCTATCAATATTTCGGATGGGAAATACCTGTACTTGCACATCTTCCCTTATTGTTGAATCCCGATAAATCCAAACTCAGCAAGCGGCAAGGAGATGTGGCGGTAGAAGATTATCGCGCCAAAGGGTATCTCAAGGAAGCACTTGTAAATTTTATTGCGTTCCTCGGCTGGAATCCAGGGGATGAACGGGAAATATTCTTTATGGAACAGCTTATTCAGGAATTTACATTGGAACGTGTAGGTAAATCCGGCGCGGTGTTCAATATCGAAAAATTGAACTGGCTCAATCAACAGCATATCAAACTTAAATCGAATGAAGAACTTGCTCAACTCATTAAACCGCAGATGCAATCTGTTCAATTAGCGGATGTTGATAATAGTTATTTTCTCAACATCATTGGATTATTGAAAGAGCGGCTGAGCTTTCCGAAGGATTTTATTGAGATGAGCACATATTTCTTTCGTGATCCTGAATTGTTCGATGAAGCGGGACTGAAAAAATATTGGGAACCAGAGACAGATGGTCAATTAAAATTGCTCGCTGACCGTCTTGAATCGCTTTTGGAATTTTCTCATACTTCCGTCGAAACAGCATTACGGCAATTAGCTGAAGAGCTTCAGATCAAGCCGACGAAACTTATCCATCCAACGCGGCTGGCGCTTTCCGGGAGAACCATAGGTCCGGGATTATTTGAAATGATAGAACTGCTTGGGAAAGAAACAGTCGTTCGTCGTTTGCGCCGCGCGATAGAAAAATTCAAAGTGGTGTAA